The sequence CGCGTGGAGGAGGGTGACGCCGACGAGCGCCTCACCGCCGCCGCGGAGATTCTCGAGGAGGCCCTTCGCCGGGCGCCCTCGCGCGTGGAGCCGCTGCTCAACCTCGCTGTCGTCACTGCTCGCAGGGGTGACAAGGCGAAGGCCCAGGCGCTGGCTCGCGACGTGCTCAAGAAGGCGCCTGCCAGCGAGAAGGACATTCGCGAGCAGGCGGAGCGCCTCATCCAGACGCTGGGCTGAGCGTCAGCGCACCCGGTTCTCGTGGTGCCCGTGTCCCGGCCCGCCGAAGGTGCCGGGCCACGGCGCGTCCGCGGGCATGAGTCCCGGCATGGAGAAGCGCAGGAAGCGCGCCTGGCTGTAGGCGAACGGCGGGTCACACTCGCCGCAGGTGGAGGCACCCTCCATCATCAGCAGCGCGCCCGGTGCCATCTCCAGCAGCTGCGTCACCGTGCGCGGGGTGAAGCCGAGCGGGCACTGGAAGGCTTCGCTTCCGTCCTTCGCATTCACGCCCACCAGCAGCCGCTGACTGCCGCTGCTGCTCACCGCTGTTGTGAGCACCACCGTGTCCGGCGGCAGTCCCGCGCCCGCCGGCCACGTGGCCAGCCGCATCTCCTTCGTGCCGAGGCTCTGTCCCGACCGGAGCGTGTACGTCCACACCGGGCTCAGCCCGGGCAGCCCGTAGCCCTTCAGCTCCGTGGCGGTGTTGCTGCCGCCGGAGTTCACCGAGGTGCCCGGTGCGCTCGGCACCGCCACCTCGCGGGTGGCCACCACGCGGCCAAACTCCTGCGGAATGGAGCCCAGCGGCGAGCCATCCGCCGTGCTCAGCGCCTGCGTGCCGTGCTCGGGCATGAGCTGGCCATTCACCACCGCCAATTCGCCGGAGCGGAAGGTCTCCATCTTGCGCCAGCGCGGCACGCCGTCCGAGGAGAACGCCATCAGCAGCGAGGGCGAGCCCGGCTGCAGCGGCGCTCCCACGTTCACCGTCTTCGCGAAGGACACGTACAAGTCACCCACCGCGTCCGACGCGAGGCCGAAGGGGTGCGGGTGGTTGCACTCGGACAGCAGCGGGTCCGACAGCTCCTGCACGGACACCATGCGGCCGAAGGCGTCCAGCACCACCAGGAAGTACATGCGGCACAGCGTGTCGCGCTGCTGGTCGGCGGGGTACGCCTCGAAGAGGGCCGCGAGCCGGTCCGGCGCCATCACCGCCAGCCGCGCCAGGAAGAGCGTCAGCGTCTTCTTCGCGATGTCCGGCCGCTCATTGGCCAGCGTGAAGGTCCACCGCGGCTTGCCCGTGGTGCGCTCCAGCAGTGACACCGTGCCGTCCTGCGGCAGGTCCATGCACAGGAGCCGGTCGTTCCACAGCATGCACCGCCGCGCCGCATCCGAGGAGCGCACCGCCTCCTCACTGGCCGCATTCAAAATCGCGTTGCTGTAGAAACCGGACAGCGTCACGTCGCCGTCGGGCCCCACCAGCATGTCGTGCAGGTTCTCCGAGTTCGCCCGCGCGTCGTAGCTCCAGTCCGCCGTCAGCGGCCTCGCGTCGGGGCGCTCGCACACCGGGCCATTGCAGCGGCCCTCGCCCTGGCATGGGCTGGCGGCCGCGCACACGAAGCCGTCGGGCAAATCCCTCCGCGCGCACCGGCCCTCCACGCACACGTCCGCGGAGTCACACCCGCGCTCCGAGCCGCAGAAGGTCCCATCCGGCGCATCCGCGAGGCCGCAGCCCTTCACCGGGTCGCACGTGCCCACCTGGCACTTGCCGTCTCCCGGGCACGGCGGCGCCGGCACCGTCTGGCAGCCGTCCAGCGCGTGGCACACGTCCGTGGTGCAGGCATTGCCGTCGTCGCACACGCGCTCACGGCCCTTGCACCGGCCCGCCTGGCACGTGGCATTCGTGAGGCACGCATTGCCCGGGTCGCACGAAGTGCCGTCCGGCAGCACCGTCTCCACGCACTGCTCCGTCACCACGTCGAAGGTGGCCGTGGAGCACGTCACCGACGTGCAGGTGGGAATCTCCTTCCCCTCGCCCACGAGCACCAACTCCACGCGGCCGCCGTCCGACGCCGTGCCGACGACGGTGATTTCATTCGTGCCCACCGCCGTGGGCGAGAAGCGCAGGCGCACCGGCACCTCGCCCGCCTCCACACGCTGGGGCAGCCCGTCCAGCAACGTGAAGGGCCGCGTCACCTCCGTCCAGGTGACGTCCAGCGGCGCGCGGCCGCCGTTCACCACCCGTACCTCGGCTTCCCTGGTGGTGCCGGGGTACGCAGCGGGGAACTCCACGCGCTCGGCGGACAGCCGCAGCCGTCCCACCGCGCCCACCAATGGCTTGTCCCGGCAGGCGAGGCCCGCCCCCAGCACCACCGCCAGCAGGATGACCGTCCGTCCCACCCCGCCTGCTCTCGTCGCGCGCGCCATGGGTGCCCTCCCGTCGTGCGCCACGCGCACGCCCTCGCGTCGTGCGCCACGCGCACGCTCTCACGGTGATGACGCGTATAGCCCTCGTCCGCGAAGGATGCGAGTGGGACGCCCCGGAAGCCGCCCCGCTGTCGGACAGCCACCCTCCCGTGACACGGTGGCGCTTCGCCCCGCTTTCGGATGCTGAACGGTGCACCCTGTAGACTGGGGCACCGCCTCCCACCTGGAGCCGCCTTCATGCCCGCCCTTCGCTCCGTCCTCGCGCTCGCCGTGCTCGTGCTGCTGGCCGCGCCCGCCTCCCGCGCCGCGGAGGACGTGCCCCGCACCCTCGCCTTCCAGGGCCGCCTGGTGCGCGCGGACGGCACACCGGAGAACACGCCGCAGGACCTCACCTTCGCCCTCTACACCACGGCCAACGGCGGCAGCCCGCTGTGGCAGGAGCGCCAGCCCGCCGTCCCGGTGACGAATGGCTACTACGCCGTGGTGCTCGGCGCCGCGGTGCCGCTGCGCTACGAACTGGCCGACAACGTCGCGCTGTACCTGGGCGTCGCCCTCACCGGCCAGTCCGAGCTCACCCCGCGCCTGCAGCTCGCCTCCGTGCCCTTCGCCCTGCGCGCGCAGGACAGCCGCTTCCTCGAAGGCCGCTCCGCCGCCACCTTCGCCAATGCCAGCCACGAGCATCCCACCGCCACGTCCACCACCGCGGGCTTCATGTCCGCCGCCGACAAGGCGAAGCTCGACACGCCCGCGCCCGAGACTGTCTACAGCGACGGCCTCACCGCCACCGGCTCGCCCCTCACCGTGCGCGTCAGCTTCGCGACGTCCGGAGGGAACAACGGCACCGCGCGCACCGCCGCTCGCTCGGACCATGCGCATGCCAATGCCACGTCCACCACCGCGGGCTTCATGTCCGCCGCCGACAAGGCGAAGCTCGACACGCCCGAGCCCACCTTCGGGGACGGCTTGTCCGTCAGCACCGGCACGCCGGCTACCGTGAGCGTCAACTTCGCCAGCGCTGGTGGAAACAACGGCACGTCTCGGATTGCGGCTCGCGCGGACCACACGCATGCGAAGCCCGTGATGGCGTGCACGTACCGGCAGGCCTCGGGGAATGACTCGGGGGACAGCCAGGCGTCCGTCGCGTGGTGCGCGTCGGGCGAGCAGCTCACCGGTGGAGGCTGCGGCGAACTGGAAGGCCCTTCGGGGGTGAGCTTCATGCCGACGGGCGTCACGCTGAGCAGCGGCGCCGTGTCCTCGGGCGGACCGGGGTACAGGTGCCGCAACAGCAGCGCGAGTGTGCCCGCGCCCACCGCCTACGCCATCTGCTGCCGCATTCCCTGACGCACTCGGAGGCAGGGTCCACGCGCACGAGAGGACATGCCAGATGCGCGAAATGAGAGGCATTGCACCTACCTGACGCGACAGCGGCGACTTCAAAGAGTTCAGACCTGTGCCGGGATGTACCGGTGATTTTTTCAGGTGGGCTCGAGGCACCTCGCCGCAACCGCGCGGAATGGCTGGACTGCCTGAGGGTACGGTTCTGGCAATCGGATCCGGCATGATCTCCGCCGACTCCGCCGTCGCTTCCCAGTCGTCGCAGGCCTTCACCGTGCTCATCCCACGTGGACTGCAGGCCACGGTGGATGGGTTGCCGGCAGAGGACCGCCAGGAACTGCTCGCTGAGCTTTTCCGCATGGCTGCACTTGCACACCAGGAGCGGAGCTTGCTGCCGTCCACTGCGCCCTACACGCTGCGGCTGGAGCTGGCGGGCTGTCAGGTGAGCGTGGAGATGGACCCGGCGCGCTCGCGCCTCACGCTCGCGGGGCTCGTCCGGGCCCGGGCATTGGCCTGAGGCAGGTGGCACACAACGGGTCGAGTTGATGTCACGACGGGCCGGCTACGAAGAATCCTGGGACCTGACCTATCTGGTGGAACAGCTCCGAGAGCTGATCGGCCGAGACCTCGAGCTCCATCCCGAGCTGGCCGAGGAGCTGGAGGACACGCTGGACAGCCTGGTGCTCCGCAACCAGCGCCTGCGAGGACTCCAGCGCATGGTCAACGCGGAGCGCGAGCCGGATGACCTCGCCGTGCTCCGCGGCGCGCTGGAGAACATGGACCGCGAGCTGATGGACCGGCTGCCCATGTTGCTGGAGCGGCTGCGCGCGGCGATGCAGTGAGCAGCGCGGGACGCGCGGTGCGCCGGGGCCGAGGTGGAATGAACCGTCATTCCGCGAAGGGTGCGCTGGCCGAGCGCATTCAGGGAACGACGCCGGGGTAGAGCGTGTGCGTCGGCCCGCGCATCGGGCCTCCGCTGATGCCGCCGCTCACACTGCCTCGTCCGGATGGAAGCACGGCACCGGCCGGTGCCATGCCCTGGGCCTCGTGGCGCACCGGACCCTCGCAGCGTCCCGAGCGGCAACCCTCGAGTCCCTGGCACGGCTGCCCCGCTCCGCACGTCACCTCCTGGCACGCGCCCGAGCGGCACACCTGGCCGGACGGGCACGCGGGCACAGAGGCGCACGCATCGGTAACGGGGAGACAGGTGCCACCACGACACTTCTCATTCGCGCCGCAGTCCACGTCGGTGGAGCAGGCCAATGCCGCGCAGGTGCCGTTGCGGCACACCTGTTGAGAAGGACAGCGCACGGCCGCGCAGCCGGAGGCGGGCACACAGTGGCCGTCGGTGCCGCAGCGCTCATCCTGCTCGCAGCCGAAGTCGCCCGTGCAGGAGACGCTCTGGCACACGCCGCCCGGACGGCACACCGTGGACTGCGGGCACGCGATGCCGAGACACGTGTCATACGCGCATGCCGACTCCACGCAGCGCTCCGTCGGGAAGCACGTCACGCCGGCGCCGCAGCTGACGCGGCCGCAGGTGCCCTTCCGGCATCGCTCGCCCTGCCGGCACGTGACGCCGAGGCACGCGACCTCCACGCAGGCGCCCTGCTCACAGACCTGTCCCGAGCCGCACGCCACACCCCGGCACGTGGTGGCGAGGCACCGGCCTTCCACGCAGGTCTGCCCGCCGGGACAGGCCACGTTCGCGCAGAGGTCCGGCGGCACCAGCGGCGGAGTCTCCTCGCACGCGCTCGTCACCAGCAGCAGGCCCACCAGTGCCGCGAGGCCGAGCCATCGCGAAGTCATGCCGTTCCCACTCATGGCAGCCGCTCCGTCCGGTCCGCCGGAGGCAGTGCGAGCGGCGCCGGCTGGCTCAGCACCACGCCCAGCACCACCCCTGCCGCCGCGAGTCCCACGCCGCCCACCACGAAGGGCCACAGCGGCCGGTGCCTCTCCTCCACCTTCTCCTCCACCACGCGCGGCCGTGCCGCCTCCACCGCCGCAGCCACCGCGGGCGGAGGTGCCCCCAGGGCATCGAAGCGCAGCGGCGCCCGCATGCTGCCCTGCTCGAACAGGACGGCACCGCCGGCATCACGCGCCATCGCATACGCCTCCACCGCGCGCACCGGTGCCGCCTTCACCGCCACCGGCCCCGGCGGAGCTCCCACCACCGCGGTGAAGCCCGCCGCGCCCGGCTGCCGCACCGCCACCAGCAGCTCCACCGCCACCGGCCGGGGCTGCTCCAAAGTCGCCACCACCCGCCCATCCTGCGCCCGCGTCACCGTCAGCACCGGCCGCCGCCCCTCCAGCGCCTTGCGTGCCGCCTCATACGGAGCGCGAATCTTCGGCCCCAGCGACGCCTGCACCCGCGCCTCCGGGTCCAGCACCAGCAGCACCTCGAAGGCCTCCTGAGCGGCCTGGGGCTGCCCCATGAAGGCCCGAGCCAGCGCCAGGCCCTCCCATGCCTTCAGCCGCTCCGCGCGGCTCCCAGGCCCTTCCAGGGCCTCCTGGTAGGCCGTCGCGGCCGCGTCGAACTCCAGCGCGTCGAAGGCCTGCTCGGCACGTGTCAGCGGAGGCTCCGCGCCCCAGGCGGAAGCCGCGCACAGCCAGAGCGGAAGGATGAGGGCGCGCACCGGCATGCCACTCTACAGCCCTGTTTCCCATCTCCACAGGTGCGTTGTCCCCACGCGGGGCTACTGCTTCTATAGGTTCATAAGAGGTATTGATCTAACGGTGGTAGAAGCAGGGGCCCCAGACTTGGGGACAAGTCAGCAAGCGCCTGGGATTACTCAGGAATCGGCGCGCTGCTACATGTGGGTAAATTGGAGGTTTCCCCCGGGCTCCCACAGGTGTTGATCCACGGCCCTGTTTCTCCACAACCCCATCCACACTGTCCACAGGCCATC comes from Pyxidicoccus parkwaysis and encodes:
- a CDS encoding EB domain-containing protein translates to MARATRAGGVGRTVILLAVVLGAGLACRDKPLVGAVGRLRLSAERVEFPAAYPGTTREAEVRVVNGGRAPLDVTWTEVTRPFTLLDGLPQRVEAGEVPVRLRFSPTAVGTNEITVVGTASDGGRVELVLVGEGKEIPTCTSVTCSTATFDVVTEQCVETVLPDGTSCDPGNACLTNATCQAGRCKGRERVCDDGNACTTDVCHALDGCQTVPAPPCPGDGKCQVGTCDPVKGCGLADAPDGTFCGSERGCDSADVCVEGRCARRDLPDGFVCAAASPCQGEGRCNGPVCERPDARPLTADWSYDARANSENLHDMLVGPDGDVTLSGFYSNAILNAASEEAVRSSDAARRCMLWNDRLLCMDLPQDGTVSLLERTTGKPRWTFTLANERPDIAKKTLTLFLARLAVMAPDRLAALFEAYPADQQRDTLCRMYFLVVLDAFGRMVSVQELSDPLLSECNHPHPFGLASDAVGDLYVSFAKTVNVGAPLQPGSPSLLMAFSSDGVPRWRKMETFRSGELAVVNGQLMPEHGTQALSTADGSPLGSIPQEFGRVVATREVAVPSAPGTSVNSGGSNTATELKGYGLPGLSPVWTYTLRSGQSLGTKEMRLATWPAGAGLPPDTVVLTTAVSSSGSQRLLVGVNAKDGSEAFQCPLGFTPRTVTQLLEMAPGALLMMEGASTCGECDPPFAYSQARFLRFSMPGLMPADAPWPGTFGGPGHGHHENRVR